The following coding sequences are from one Solea solea chromosome 11, fSolSol10.1, whole genome shotgun sequence window:
- the spen gene encoding msx2-interacting protein, with the protein MVRETRHLWVGNLPENVREEKIIEHFKRYGRVESVKVLPKRGSEGGVAAFVDFVDIKSAQKAHNAINKMGDRDLRTDYNEPGTIPSAARGLDDSLSLGSRARDVSGFTRAAGGAIYVPPTSLHSREGRYERRLDGAAESRERTYEHSAYGHHERPGSSFERQRHYETDYYRDARERTLSTAGSGSGTSSGSGTTVSSGVAGTIVSAVAGNTGASGSTGATTGGSGGSSSSGVGFYRSHSRSPCRFETPESRYESRTREPFTLASVVHRDLYREDRGRRGERPYHHSRSRSPHSTHSRNPSPQRLASQATRPPCSHSGSGSRSRSSSSDSVSSTSSSTSGSDSSSSSSDDSPARSVQSAAVPAPSALPLSSLDKDEPRKSFGIKVQNLPVRSTDTSLKDGLFHEFKKHGKVTSVQIHGASEDRYGLVFFRQQEDQEKALGASKGKLFFGMQIDVTAWNGPETESENEFRPLDERIDEFHPKATRTLFIGNLEKTTTYHDLLNIFQRFGEIVDIDIKKVNGAPQYAFLQYCDIASVCKAIKKMDGEYLGNNRLKLGFGKSMPTTCVWLDGLASNTTEQFLTRHFCRYGHVVKVVFDRMKGMALILYNNIECAQAAVKDTKGWKIGGSKIKVDFANQESQMAFYRSMQSSGQDIRDFYDILSERREDRRTQYEFQADRQYYENVRTPGTYTEDPRRKYTARSREFYAEWDPYQGDYYDPQYFEDPREYREYRADPYEQDIRKYSYLQRERERERERFETDRGRDHGRRTIERSQSPSHIATRRPASPTASPSLSERILSDSDRRVRCRSSDRSGSCSSISPPRFEKLEKARSERYNKSDKLEKDRLFDFERGNLVDKEKRAGCKDRGDKDKSEKQRVKKLKVASPIIQVCETEPETERDVSPESVLRSKASKIPKESSSKGRLDLLPCVVQLTRVKEKEGKLIGHAVQEKLNQRSGNDSPRLASPSADQRSPPFRSEPSKGDTSKHGKVPRDKIMHSLVEVIDKDPKIKSRKHGKSEMGSDNIISMDIDRLAARKRRFEDSGKTDRQKRTSDDDFGRPGYHKLWNNAKEPDLDKNLLIKGMLKKEHHKDKCIRVVTVNSPKDGQDCESNSEGLSVERQSRLGEMSEDSADQLLESACPKMDLVGSKSENSLSLTKTSDGSSLDLDQFREQQKQGLFENEPGRRKCRDSDDGDEDFVHIDQTDMCTNPIEQSQWLRPKLGEPDEVKFETPPSNDTHDFEKDYVIHDVGKPTQDLSNDLSSCIRKKMENFDVEIMTAKSERNFSSVPKLNEVIYQSMTSSIGTGHLPANEPDEAAPNSVSLNKKERKSSPTADEKCSHTESIKNSLGLGRRFQSSDTELPKLKATLLGCDEEFMHRWERRIKSDTLRMEMTFPSDIVKRESIRKRPGQDLEPGEVQSDSDDDVENKHRSNSSLSYILRERDERMTDLKLSGSLEKNKFYSFALDKTITPDTKALLERAKTLYSSREDNWSFLPSRFPTSHSCSDKDKVELAPRPIPSWYMKKKKIRTDSVEKLHDKKEELKPQDQERQELFASRFLHSSIFEQDSRRLQHLERKDQDLETRIVRPFGKPPTEPPTESGGGDIPQEPTVLFHSRFLELQQQKDKDHPTPDYENDSVVADPGQNCDGEPSDKESEPVLKVDDILDSPPIMLSVSPFVPSPKEMSQEKRDLISPSSDQPVIIVKEEKAEPVLDVSPPRPLPMEDIKLIAPKLTVISPLTVSEPEKEIKLELNEPKVKICDSLTMEHNPPVGGKPHTPGGSLSVFERESGQLNYSDYTKIEVISEIETQPKIENEETKHFEESQKTETDSEACMPELEAEMKPIPNRRQPKSKRAKPLSVLRSTQPPQNVATEKPATRKSERIDREKLKRASSPRAEAPKTSFESKNTSKSPIHASDSEQNLESSLIHGRTRRRNVRSVYATLHEDEQAGKEVVESSRSMRKRGTDKEPTQQDVQVPTTNARRGRPPKRGIKRGEDSSPAKGDQQKMMEDDAEVKDTSSAIEVVKASEGWRSPRTQKMQSSNITSSAPANKKGSRIDKQPGSTTVLADQADVESHDDSDLQPKAEPDLFITLPELTENASPPVIRKEKDLKDSDGKKSTDDEKIDTSSSEKRRPEKSIKIKTPRLKRNIKQVTEDMSHNLKNLEIRVSVDDVKGLLRAEDNACESFEAPAITKPKTAVQENEETKVIDFTKESQEHDTEEKDDTLLEPEPPADPATLLAQQMELEQAVENIAKLTVEQPPRPYKEPPPDQPPILPPVIVEPDVEVEEEKRANPASETELAAAIDSITAEELCGDTDGFTAPPTYTAIVPTPESLISSSSNEIMEPETHMVINNILAADSDDGPLTPSPKATVAKETEDPPPLETPKKTGKVRAKTPKKSKSRKGGPNKKGDIPEEISQPEPSPVKLPESIPEDPETINSKAVTVAAGVSIATSVVTAVATCRRDVTSAITVDTPKEAEQPDVEQPVPKESAFHSGTSNLFSCKNHPRAAEPSTPTPARPQAVSQFSVPLLRPAKMPLTPDWPQRSEESRIYVAPSCHVTVVTSTVPTSTTLGGTPSTNPPMPPDTKASDIDPSSSTLRKILMEPKYVSASNSNSIPTTIVTSVLSDPLRMSETEIRSDTVNSRQLRSEERPPFPIQSIHRKPSPLTESQQNCGEKTQHTVISPATSVISRIPMPYDTEETPRISLSNRSIGLTIPKQKFRSNSNENNRYHGMDIVEDGTRGRSVVETTPYNTGSSPGLRMNTSEGVVVLSYSGQKTEGPHRMRAKISQIPQASAGDIEFQQSVSKSQIKQEPVITSSQSPTPKVAPIASAYGHTGVLLTGKSYNAQPVISSAKQESFGYDKSESPYHTSTQGGVVKMFQQPVSSPQVLMYNQAVIQQQHSKRGLGTESLPKKMDIGKAVQQSNLSPVMSPHHPSLSGTRMSPSPGVQSDRSALHLKQEPQSPRTAVHSPSPFAKACPPSGSPIGTSVVLGHGMQPISTYHSSMHHPHSEQSSVIIQPHSVTQSMSHEARMNTPPISGMNYGRRGDTLSSPHTGPAQRSNTPQPNVIREMVLQSHSSPQRSLSGSSCSGVTEEDGRHFNQTLRPSVPQHQSDVMMIRSDHRGLHSSIRMDQYRDMHQRILMHQQLGEQASVDARQSRSSESGISTGNISGPSKSPIVGKTIELSTKESLKPLEGKLIHPPANESRIRGVHSSSPVMGSPLPHGVQLMHPGGAGSFPVYRDMRGFPSQFPGHPSQGHSLANKGIAPSQVLPEPDLGHRGKMSQAHGGGSDLKPENSHLHHATSTDISHISRIQGDTVSPSYQSPMTSPMSLTHKADLSLQKGPPAFLSTPQPAVPPSSSLQSRPNAKLEHSGHRSVDTVQLLTKYPIVWQGLLALKNDQAAVQLHFVSGNTMLSQRSLPPPEGGPLLRIVQRMRLEASQLDSVARRMTMENDYCLLLALPCGRDQDDVLSQTQALKSGFITYLQAKQAAGIINVPNPGSNQPAYVVQIFPPCEFSESHLSRLAPDLLNSISSISPHLMIVIASV; encoded by the exons GGCCGCTGAAAGCCGGGAACGGACGTATGAGCACAGCGCCTACGGACACCACGAGCGCCCTGGTAGCAGTTTCGAGCGCCAGCGGCACTACGAGACAGACTATTATCGCGACGCAAGAGAGAGGACTCTAAGCACAGCAGGGAGCGGGTCTGGCACCTCCAGTGGAAGTGGTACAACAGTGTCGTCAGGAGTCGCTGGAACTATCGTTAGTGCTGTTGCTGGCAACACAGGAGCAAGTGGTTCAACAGGGGCCACAAcgggaggaagtggaggatcATCATCCAGTGGGGTTGGCTTCTACAGGTCCCACAGCAGGAGCCCGTGTCGCTTTGAGACACCCGAGTCTCGCTATGAGTCTCGCACCAGGGAACCCTTTACTTTGGCCAGTGTGGTTCACAGGGATCTTTACCGGGAGGACAGGGGCCGGCGCGGGGAGCGCCCGTACCACCACAGTCGCAGCCGGTCTCCGCACTCGACACATTCTCGAAATCCCTCTCCTCAGAGACTTGCAAGTCAGGCTACTCGTCCTCCATGCTCCCACAGCGGGTCTGGCTCTCGGAGCCGCTCCTCGAGTTCAGACTCGgtcagcagcaccagcagcagtacAAGTGGCAG TGATTCCAGCAGTAGTTCGAGCGATGACTCTCCTGCACGTTCAGTGCAGTCTGCTGCTGTTCCCGCACCCTCAGCACTTCCTCTATCCTCCCTTGACAAGGATGAACCGCGTAAAAGCTTTGGTATAAAGGTCCAAAATCTTCCCGTACGCTCCACAG ATACGAGCCTGAAGGATGGTTTGTTCCATGAGTTCAAGAAACATGGAAAAGTCACATCTGTTCAAATCCACGGAGCTTCAGAGGACCGCTATGGGCTTGTATTTTTCCGCCAGCAAGAAGACCAAGAGAAAGCACTTGGAGCATCAAAGGGGAAGCTTTTTTTTGGCATGCAAATTGATGTCACGGCCTGGAATGGACCAG AGACAGAAAGTGAGAATGAGTTTCGACCCTTGGATGAGAGGATAGACGAGTTTCATCCAAAGGCCACACGGACATTATTCATTGGAAACCTGGAGAAGACCACTACATACCATGACCTGCTTAACATCTTCCAGCGCTTTGGAGAAATAGTG GATATTGACATCAAGAAAGTAAACGGAGCCCCGCAGTATGCATTTCTACAATACTGTGACATTGCGAGTGTCTGCAAGGCCATAAAGAAGATGGATGGCGAGTACCTTGGTAACAACAGACTAAAG ctgggCTTTGGAAAGAGTATGCCCACGACATGTGTTTGGTTGGATGGATTAGCATCGAATACAACTGAGCAGTTCCTTACCCGACATTTCTGCCGCTACGGACATGTTGTCAAG GTTGTATTTGACAGAATGAAAGGAATGGCCCTCATCTTGTATAATAACATTGAATGTGCACAAGCAGCTGTCAAAGACACAAAGGGCTGGAAGATAGGAGGCAGTAAAATCAAG gtGGACTTTGCCAATCAGGAAAGTCAGATGGCTTTCTACCGTTCAATGCAGTCATCTGGCCAGGATATTCGAGACTTTTATGACATTCTCTCGGAAAGAAG gGAAGACCGACGAACTCAATACGAATTTCAAGCAGATAGACAATATTATGAAAATGTACGAACACCAGGAACATATACTGAAGATCCACGTCGAAAATACACTGCTAGAAGTCGAGAGTTCTACGCTGAATGGGACCCATATCAGGGAGATTACTATGATCCACAATACTTTGAAGATCCACGGGAATATCGGGAATACAGAGCTGACCCTTATGAGCAGGACATTCGCAAATACAGCTATCTGCAACGGGAACGGGAAAGAGAAAGGGAGCGCTTTGAAACAGATCGCGGGCGTGATCATGGTAGAAGGACCATCGAGCGAAGCCAAAGCCCGTCTCACATTGCCACTCGTCGTCCTGCTAGCCCCACTGCATCTCCTTCACTCTCGGAGAGGATACTAAGTGATTCAGACCGGCGTGTTCGTTGTCGATCTTCTGATAGGAGTGGTAGCTGCAGTTCAATCTCTCCACCCAGATTTGAAAAACTTGAAAAAGCTCGCTCTGAAAGGTATAATAAATCTGACAAACTTGAGAAGGATCGACTTTTTGATTTTGAAAGAGGGAATTTGGTTGATAAGGAGAAGCGGGCTGGATGTAAGGATCGAGGCGACAAGgacaaaagtgaaaaacagaGGGTTAAGAAGCTCAAAGTTGCATCACCTATTATCCAAGTATGTGAGACTGAACCTGAGACTGAAAGAGATGTTAGCCCTGAGTCTGTCCTACGAAGTAAAGCCAGTAAGATTCCAAAGGAAAGCTCAAGTAAAGGAAGGTTAGACCTTCTGCCTTGTGTTGTGCAGTTAACACgtgtcaaagaaaaagaaggaaaattaATTGGTCATGCTGTCCAAGAAAAACTAAATCAGAGGAGTGGCAATGACAGTCCTAGATTGGCATCACCTTCAGCTGACCAGAGAAGTCCTCCATTCCGCTCAGAGCCATCAAAAGGTGACACCTCTAAACATGGGAAGGTGCCCAGAGACAAAATTATGCACAGCTTAGTGGAGGTTATTGACAAGGATCCTAAAATAAAATCTAGAAAACATGGGAAATCTGAAATGGGATCTGACAACATTATTTCCATGGATATTGACCGTTTAGCTGCAAGGAAAAGGCGCTTTGAAGATTCTGGTAAAACTGATCGACAAAAGAGAACTAGTGACGATGACTTTGGCAGACCTGGATATCATAAATTGTGGAACAATGCCAAGGAGCCAGATTTGGATAAGAACCTTTTGATAAAAGGGATGCTTAAAAAGGAGCACCACAAGGATAAATGTATACGGGTGGTCACAGTTAACAGCCCTAAAGATGGACAAGACTGTGAAAGCAACTCTGAAGGCCTTTCTGTGGAGCGGCAGTCAAGGTTAGGTGAGATGTCTGAAGATTCTGCAGACCAATTATTAGAGTCTGCCTGTCCAAAAATGGATTTAGTGGGCTCAAAAAGCGAAAACAGCTTAAGTCTCACAAAGACATCAGATGGCAGCAGTCTGGATTTGGATCAGTTCAGAGAACAACAGAAACAaggtttgtttgaaaatgaaccAGGGAGAAGGAAGTGCAGAGACTCTGATGATGGAGACGAAGACTTTGTGCACATTGACCAGACTGATATGTGCACAAATCCAATTGAACAGAGTCAGTGGCTTCGACCCAAGCTTGGCGAACCTGATGAAGTCAAGTTCGAAACCCCGCCAAGTAATGACACTCATGACTTTGAAAAGGATTATGTCATACATGATGTTGGAAAACCAACTCAGGACTTGTCCAACGACCTCTCTTCCTGTATACGAAAGAAAATGGAGAATTTTGACGTTGAAATTATGACTGCAAAAAGTGAGCGGAATTTTTCAAGTGTGCCAAAGTTGAATGAAGTTATTTATCAAAGTATGACATCCTCAATTGGGACTGGGCACTTACCTGCAAATGAGCCTGATGAAGCGGCCCCAAATTCGGTGTCACttaataagaaagaaagaaaatcatccCCAACAGCAGATGAAAAATGTTCACACACAGAATCAATAAAAAACAGCTTGGGCTTAGGCAGGCGTTTTCAGTCCTCTGACACTGAGCTCCCAAAACTTAAGGCAACCTTGCTTGGATGTGATGAGGAGTTTATGCATCGTTGGGAAAGAAGAATCAAGTCGGATACATTAAGAATGGAAATGACTTTTCCAAGTGACATTGTAAAACGAGAAAGTATCCGCAAACGCCCTGGACAAGACTTAGAACCTGGTGAAGTGCAGTCTGATTCAGATGATGatgtagaaaacaaacacaggtccAATAGCTCCTTGTCTTACATCCTCAGGGAACGCGATGAGAGAATGACAGACCTGAAACTGTCAGGCTCTTTGGAAAAGAACAAGTTTTATTCTTTTGCATTGGACAAAACTATAACTCCTGATACAAAAGCACTCCTTGAGAGAGCCAAGACGCTGTATTCTTCCAGGGAAGATAATTGGTCATTTCTTCCCTCACGCTTTCCCACCTCCCACAGCTGTTCAGATAAAGACAAAGTAGAGTTAGCACCTCGGCCTATTCCTTCTTGGTatatgaaaaagaagaagattcgCACTGATTCTGTGGAAAAGCTGCACGATAAAAAGGAGGAACTTAAACCACAAGACCAAGAGCGACAGGAACTGTTTGCCTCTCGCTTCCTGCACAGTTCAATCTTTGAGCAAGATTCTCGGCGTTTGCAGCATCTTGAACGTAAAGACCAAGATTTAGAGACTCGAATTGTTAGACCTTTTGGTAAGCCACCAACTGAGCCACCGACTGAATCTGGGGGAGGTGACATTCCACAAGAACCCACTGTGCTTTTCCACAGTCGTTTTTTGGAGCTTCAGCAACAAAAGGACAAGGACCATCCCACACCTGATTATGAGAATGATTCAGTAGTGGCAGATCCTGGACAGAATTGTGATGGTGAGCCGTCTGATAAGGAATCTGAACCAGTTCTAAAGGTTGATGACATATTAGACAGCCCACCTATAATGTTGTCTGTTTCACCCTTTGTTCCTTCCCCCAAAGAAATGTCACAAGAAAAGAGGGATTTAATTTCTCCATCCTCTGATCAACCTGTGATAATtgtcaaagaagaaaaagcagagcCAGTTCTTGATGTCTCGCCACCTCGTCCTCTTCCCATGGAAGACATCAAATTAATTGCTCCTAAGCTAACAGTAATCTCTCCCCTTACTGTTTCAGAACCTGAAAAGGAAATCAAATTGGAGTTAAATGAACCTAAAGTAAAAATTTGTGACAGTTTGACAATGGAACATAATCCCCCTGTGGGAGGGAAGCCCCATACTCCTGGTGGTTCCTTGAGTGTGTTTGAAAGAGAAAGTGGACAGTTAAATTACTCTGACTATACAAAGATTGAAGTCATATCTGAAATCGAGACACAACCTAAAATAGAAAATGAGGAAACCAAACACTTTGAGGAATCTCAGAAGACTGAGACAGATAGTGAGGCATGTATGCCAGAACTAGAGGCTGAAATGAAACCTATACCAAACCGCAGACAGCCCAAGAGTAAAAGGGCAAAACCACTATCAGTATTGCGAAGCACACAGCCTCCCCAAAATGTTGCCACTGAGAAACCTGCAACGCGCAAGAGTGAACGGATTGATCGAGAGAAACTCAAAAGGGCCTCATCTCCTCGTGCAGAAGCTCCAAAGACGTCGTTTGAGtctaaaaacacatccaaatcaCCAATTCATGCTTCAGACTCTGAACAAAACCTTGAGTCAAGTTTGATTCATGGGAGGACACGTCGTAGGAATGTAAGATCAGTGTATGCCACATTACATGAAGATGAACAAGCAGGAAAAGAGGTAGTTGAGTCGTCACGGTCCATGCGCAAACGTGGAACTGACAAAGAACCAACACAGCAAGATGTTCAAGTTCCAACCACCAACGCTAGACGAGGGCGTCCGCCGAAGAGAGGCATCAAACGAGGTGAGGATTCATCACCAGCAAAAGGGGATCAGCAGAAAATGATGGAAGATGATGCAGAGGTTAAAGACACCTCAAGTGCTATAGAGGTGGTTAAAGCTTCTGAAGGATGGCGTTCACCACGCACTCAGAAAATGCAATCATCAAACATAACTTCATCTGCTCCAGCTAATAAGAAAGGAAGTAGGATAGATAAACAGCCTGGTAGCACTACAGTGTTGGCCGACCAAGCCGATGTGGAAAGTCATGATGACTCAGACCTCCAGCCTAAAGCTGAACCAGACCTGTTCATAACATTACCTGAATTAACAGAAAACGCAAGTCCACCAGTGATCAGGAAGGAAAAAGATTTAAAAGATTCTGATGGAAAGAAATCTACTGATGATGAAAAGATAGACACCAGCTCCTCTGAGAAAAGACGGCCCGAAAagagtattaaaataaaaactccaaggTTGAAAAGAAATATCAAGCAGGTCACCGAAGATATgtcacacaatttaaaaaatcttGAGATCCGTGTTAGCGTTGATGATGTAAAAGGTTTACTTCGTGCAGAGGACAATGCGTGTGAGTCATTTGAAGCTCCTGCTATCACAAAACCCAAGACTGCGGTACAAGAGAATGAGGAAACAAAGGTAATTGACTTCACAAAAGAATCACAAGAGCATGATACAGAGGAAAAGGATGACACTCTATTAGAACCTGAACCTCCTGCTGATCCAGCTACTCTCTTAGCACAACAGATGGAATTAGAGCAGGCAGTGGAAAATATTGCCAAACTTACAGTTGAGCAACCTCCTCGGCCATATAAGGAACCACCTCCAGATCAACCCCCTATATTGCCTCCTGTTATTGTGGAGCCAGACGTTGAGGTTGAGGAGGAAAAACGAGCTAATCCTGCAAGTGAAACTGAACTTGCAGCTGCTATTGATTCCATTACAGCAGAAGAACTTTGTGGAGATACTGATGGGTTCACAGCTCCTCCTACATACACTGCTATTGTTCCTACTCCTGAATCTTTGATATCATCTTCATCTAATGAGATTATGGAACCTGAAACACACATGGTGATCAACAATATCCTTGCAGCAGATTCAGATGATGGTCCCCTAACACCCAGCCCAAAAGCAACAGTGGCTAAAGAAACTGAAGACCCCCCTCCTCTTGAAACACCCAAGAAAACAGGAAAGGTTAGAGCAAAGACCCCAAAGAAGTCGAAAAGTCGTAAAGGTGGACCTAACAAGAAAGGTGATATTCCTGAAGAAATTTCCCAACCAGAGCCCTCTCCAGTCAAGCTGCCCGAGTCGATTCCAGAAGACCCAGAAACCATTAATTCAAAAGCAGTCACGGTTGCAGCTGGGGTATCTATAGCAACCTCTGTCGTCACTGCTGTTGCAACGTGTCGACGTGATGTTACAAGTGCTATAACCGTAGACACACCGAAAGAGGCAGAACAGCCAGACGTTGAACAACCTGTACCCAAAGAATCTGCCTTCCATTCAGGCACAAGCAACCTCTTTAGTTGTAAAAACCATCCTCGAGCAGCAGAACCATCTACCCCAACTCCTGCGCGCCCACAGGCTGTATCCCAATTCAGTGTACCTCTGCTGCGGCCAGCCAAAATGCCACTTACACCTGATTGGCCTCAGAGATCTGAAGAAAGTAGAATCTATGTTGCACCTTCATGTCATGTTACAGTGGTTACTTCCACTGTACCAACATCGACTACACTTGGAGGAACCCCTTCAACAAATCCTCCAATGCCCCCCGACACCAAGGCGTCAGATATTGACCCAAGTTCAAGTACTTTAAGGAAAATTTTAATGGAACCCAAATATGTGTCTGCATCAAATAGCAATTCTATACCTACAACGATCGTGACATCTGTACTGTCAGATCCTTTACGGATGTCAGAGACTGAAATACGCTCCGATACAGTGAATTCAAGACAGTTACGTTCAGAAGAGAGACCACCTTTCCCCATCCAGTCCATACACCGCAAACCGTCTCCTCTAACAGAGTCCCAGCAGAACTGTGGGGAGAAGACGCAGCATACAGTAATTTCTCCTGCTACCTCAGTAATAAGTCGAATTCCAATGCCCTATGATACAGAGGAAACCCCACGAATTTCTCTAAGCAACAGAAGTATTGGCCTAACTATTCCCAAGCAGAAATTTAGATCAAATTCCAATGAGAATAATCGCTACCATGGCATGGATATAGTAGAGGATGGAACCAGAGGGCGCTCTGTTGTTGAGACCACACCCTACAATACAGGCTCCAGTCCAGGCCTAAGGATGAATACATCAGAGGGTGTTGTTGTTCTGAGTTATTCAGGTCAGAAAACTGAGGGGCCCCACAGGATGAGAGCCAAAATTAGTCAAATCCCTCAAGCTAGTGCTGGCGATATAGAGTTTCAGCAATCTGTGTCCAAATCTCAGATAAAACAAGAGCCAGTCATCACATCATCCCAGTCTCCTACTCCAAAAGTAGCTCCAATTGCATCAGCATATGGGCACACAGGAGTCCTCTTGACTGGCAAGTCCTACAATGCTCAGCCTGTTATTTCTAGTGCTAAACAGGAGAGTTTTGGCTATGACAAATCTGAATCTCCATACCACACATCAACCCAGGGTGGTGTGGTGAAAATGTTCCAGCAGCCAGTTAGTTCTCCTCAAGTTTTAATGTACAACCAAGCAGTGATacaacagcaacacagcaaGAGAGGACTGGGGACAGAATCTCTACCAAAAAAAATGGATATTGGCAAAGCTGTTCAGCAGTCTAACCTCAGTCCAGTAATGAGTCCACATCATCCATCGCTGTCTGGAACTCGCATGAGCCCCAGCCCAGGTGTCCAATCTGACCGGTCAGCTCTGCATCTTAAGCAAGAACCCCAATCTCCTCGAACAGCTGTTCACTCTCCTTCCCCTTTTGCCAAAGCCTGTCCTCCGAGTGGTTCTCCTATTGGAACTTCTGTTGTTCTGGGTCATGGCATGCAACCAATATCTACATATCATTCTAGCATGCACCATCCACACTCAGAACAGTCCTCTGTTATAATTCAACCTCACAGTGTCACACAGTCAATGAGTCATGAAGCCAGGATGAACACCCCTCCAATTTCTGGAATGAACTatggaaggagaggagacacgCTTTCCTCCCCACACACAGGACCTGCACAGCGCTCAAACACACCGCAGCCTAATGTTATCCGTGAAATGGTATTACAGTCTCATTCAAGTCCACAGCGGTCATTGTCAGGTAGTAGCTGCAgtggtgtaacagaagaagaCGGCCGACACTTTAATCAAACCCTTAGACCATCTGTGCCCCAACATCAGTCCGATGTAATGATGATTCGCAGTGATCACAGAGGGCTACACTCAAGCATACGAATGGACCAGTACAGAGATATGCACCAGCGCATCCTCATGCACCAGCAACTGGGAGAGCAGGCCAGTGTAGATGCAAGACAGTCACGCTCATCAGAGTCTGGAATATCTACAGGCAACATCTCTGGACCTTCTAAGAGTCCTATTGTCGGGAAGACAATTGAACTTTCCACAAAAGAGTCACTCAAACCACTAGAAGGAAAGCTGATACATCCACCTGCCAATGAAAGTAGAATCCGGGGAGTCCATTCTTCTAGTCCAGTCATGGGGTCTCCTCTGCCTCATGGAGTTCAGCTGATGCATCCAGGAGGTGCCGGCTCCTTTCCAGTATATCGGGACATGCGGGGATTCCCATCTCAATTTCCAGGACATCCTTCACAGGGACACAGCCTTGCTAACAAGGGGATTGCACCATCACAG gtcCTTCCAGAACCTGACCTGGGTCACAGGGGCAAAATGTCTCAGGCacatggaggaggaagtgaTTTGAAACCCGAGAATTCTCACCTTCACCATGCTACCTCGACTGACATCTCCCACATTTCTAGAATACAAGGGGATACAGTCTCACCTTCGTACCAGTCTCCCATGACTTCCCCCATGAGTCTTACTCACAAGGCAGATCTGTCTCTACAGAAAGGTCCACCAGCCTTTCTATCAACACCTCAGCCCGCAGTACCTCCATCAAGTTCACTGCAGTCACGGCCCAACGCTAAGCTGGAACATTCGGGACACCGTTCTGTTGACACGGTGCAGCTTTTGACG AAATATCCTATTGTATGGCAAGGCCTGTTGGCACTGAAAAACGACCAGGCTGCTGTACAGTTGCACTTTGTGTCTGGCAACACCATGCTGTCCCAGCGCTCTCTGCCACCGCCAGAGGGGGGTCCTCTCCTCCGTATTGTCCAGAGAATGAGACTTGAGGCTTCCCAGTTGGACAGTGTGGCACGCAGAATGACT ATGGAGAATGACTACTGTTTGCTGCTGGCTCTACCCTGTGGTCGAGATCAAGACGATGTCCTCAGTCAAACCCAAGCCTTGAAAAGTGGTTTTATCACTTACCTGCAAGCCAAACAGGCAGCTGGAATCATCAACGTACCCAACCCTGGCTCGAATCAG CCAGCCTATGTGGTGCAGATTTTCCCGCCATGTGAATTCTCTGAGAGCCACCTTTCTCGCCTGGCACCAGATCTTCTCAACAGCATCTCCAGCATTTCCCCTCACCTCATGATTGTCATCGCCTCTGTTTAA